The following proteins are co-located in the Bosea sp. AS-1 genome:
- the cimA gene encoding citramalate synthase, with protein MSAARVHLFDTTLRDGAQTTGVDFSLDDKRAVAALLDRLGVDYVEGGYPGANPLDTAFFEQKPTKQAKFAAFGMTKRAGRSAANDPGIAALLEAKADAIVFVAKSWDYHVHVALEISLEENLVGIRESVEAAKAAGREVMLDCEHFFDGYKANPDYALACARAAYEAGARWVVLCDTNGGTLPDEVGAIVREVAKIVPGEHLGIHAHDDCGCAVANSLAAVEAGARQIQGTLNGLGERCGNANLVTLIGALKLKERYRDRFSLGIDGDQLAELTHVSRALDEMLNRAPNRHAPFVGASAFATKAGIHASAVLKDPRTYEHVAPEATGNTRKVLISDQGGKSNLVAELERIGVTLGRDDPRLNRVLQEVKDKEAQGYAFEGADASFFLLVKRILGEVPEYFAVERFAVNVERRYNALGELVTFSEAIVKVQVGDELLISAAEGDSGPVNALDIALRKDLGRYQSLIGGLRLLDYKVRIFQGGTDAVTRVLIESGDETGERWTTVGVSANIIDASFQALVDSITYKLVRAGATA; from the coding sequence ATGAGCGCCGCCCGCGTCCATCTCTTCGACACCACGCTGCGCGACGGCGCGCAGACCACCGGCGTCGATTTCTCGCTCGACGACAAGCGTGCCGTGGCGGCCCTGCTCGACCGGCTCGGTGTCGACTATGTCGAGGGTGGCTATCCTGGCGCCAACCCGCTCGACACCGCCTTTTTCGAGCAGAAGCCGACAAAGCAGGCGAAGTTCGCCGCCTTCGGCATGACCAAGCGGGCGGGGCGCTCCGCCGCCAACGATCCCGGTATCGCCGCGCTGCTGGAGGCGAAGGCCGATGCCATCGTCTTTGTCGCCAAGAGCTGGGATTACCATGTCCATGTCGCGCTCGAGATCTCGCTGGAGGAGAATCTCGTCGGCATCCGCGAGAGCGTCGAGGCGGCGAAGGCCGCCGGCCGCGAGGTAATGCTCGACTGCGAGCATTTCTTCGACGGCTACAAGGCCAATCCCGACTATGCGCTCGCCTGCGCCCGCGCGGCCTATGAGGCCGGTGCCCGCTGGGTCGTGCTCTGCGACACCAATGGCGGAACCTTGCCCGACGAAGTTGGCGCCATCGTGCGAGAAGTCGCCAAGATCGTGCCGGGCGAGCATCTCGGCATTCACGCCCATGACGATTGCGGCTGCGCCGTCGCCAATTCGCTCGCTGCGGTCGAGGCCGGCGCGCGTCAGATCCAGGGCACGCTCAACGGTTTGGGCGAGCGCTGCGGCAACGCCAATCTCGTCACGCTGATCGGCGCGCTGAAGCTCAAGGAGCGCTATCGCGACCGCTTTTCGCTCGGCATCGACGGGGATCAGCTCGCGGAGCTGACCCATGTCTCGCGTGCCCTCGACGAGATGCTGAACCGGGCTCCGAACCGTCATGCGCCCTTCGTCGGCGCCTCTGCCTTCGCCACCAAGGCGGGCATCCACGCCTCCGCCGTGCTCAAGGATCCGCGCACCTACGAGCATGTCGCGCCCGAGGCGACGGGCAACACCCGCAAGGTGCTGATCTCCGACCAGGGCGGCAAGTCGAATCTGGTGGCGGAGCTGGAGCGCATCGGCGTCACCCTCGGGCGCGACGATCCGCGCCTCAACCGGGTGCTGCAGGAGGTCAAGGACAAGGAAGCGCAGGGCTATGCCTTCGAGGGCGCCGACGCTTCGTTCTTCCTGCTGGTCAAGCGCATCCTCGGCGAAGTGCCGGAATATTTCGCGGTCGAGCGCTTCGCGGTGAATGTCGAGCGTCGCTACAATGCGCTGGGCGAGCTCGTCACCTTCTCCGAGGCGATCGTGAAGGTGCAGGTCGGCGATGAATTGCTGATCTCCGCTGCCGAGGGCGACAGCGGCCCGGTCAATGCGCTCGACATCGCGCTGCGCAAGGATCTTGGCCGCTACCAGTCGCTGATCGGGGGACTGCGTCTGCTGGATTACAAGGTCCGCATTTTCCAGGGCGGCACCGACGCGGTCACCCGCGTGCTGATCGAATCCGGTGACGAGACCG
- the cysS gene encoding cysteine--tRNA ligase: MSPTLRLYNTLTRTKQDFAPIDPSNVRMYVCGPTVYDYAHIGNARPVIVFDVLYRLLRHIYGAEHVTYARNLTDVDDKINARAARDFPGLPLNEAIAKVTQTTTAQFHHDIDALGTLRPTTEPRATEHIEEMKAIIERLIARGVAYVAEEHVLFHVPAVSHLTKAPKYGTLARRSLDEMLAGARVDVAPYKRDPMDFVLWKPSREGIDPGWPSPAGIATPGRPGWHIECSAMSMAKLLSPFGGGLACDDPTKNVFDIHGGGIDLVFPHHENEIAQSCCAFGGGEGQSLMANIWMHNGFLQVEGEKMSKSLGNFVTINELLETETFGGRKWPGEVLRLAMLKTHYRQPIDWTVKALEEAEKMLQDWAEAAQGVTASQPSGELLEALADDLNTARVLAELHALRKGGDLSALLAGLDLLGVKLPEVAAPAAVDPAVERLIAARLDARRAKNFAESDRIRDELAAMGITLKDGKDPATGEPTTTWEVKR, encoded by the coding sequence ATGTCGCCGACCCTGAGGCTCTACAACACGCTGACGCGGACGAAGCAGGACTTCGCGCCGATCGATCCGTCGAACGTGCGCATGTATGTCTGCGGCCCGACGGTCTACGACTACGCCCATATCGGCAATGCCCGCCCGGTCATCGTCTTCGACGTGCTCTACCGGCTGCTGCGCCACATCTACGGGGCGGAGCACGTCACCTACGCCCGCAACCTCACCGACGTCGACGACAAGATCAACGCCCGCGCGGCGCGCGACTTTCCAGGCCTGCCGCTGAACGAGGCGATCGCGAAGGTCACGCAGACCACGACGGCGCAGTTCCATCATGACATCGATGCGCTCGGCACCTTGCGGCCGACGACCGAGCCGCGCGCCACCGAGCATATCGAGGAGATGAAGGCGATCATCGAGCGCCTGATCGCCCGCGGCGTCGCCTATGTCGCCGAGGAGCACGTGCTCTTCCACGTGCCGGCTGTCTCACATCTGACCAAGGCGCCGAAGTACGGCACGCTCGCTCGCCGCTCGCTCGACGAGATGCTGGCCGGTGCCCGTGTCGACGTTGCGCCCTACAAGCGCGATCCGATGGATTTCGTCCTGTGGAAGCCGAGCCGGGAAGGCATCGACCCCGGCTGGCCGTCCCCGGCTGGCATCGCCACGCCCGGCCGCCCCGGCTGGCACATCGAATGCTCGGCCATGTCGATGGCGAAGCTGCTCTCACCCTTCGGCGGCGGGCTCGCCTGCGACGACCCGACGAAGAACGTCTTCGACATCCATGGCGGCGGCATCGACCTCGTCTTCCCGCACCACGAGAACGAGATCGCCCAGTCCTGCTGCGCCTTCGGCGGAGGCGAGGGGCAGTCGCTCATGGCCAATATCTGGATGCACAACGGCTTCCTGCAGGTCGAGGGCGAGAAGATGTCGAAGTCGCTCGGCAACTTCGTCACCATCAACGAATTGCTGGAGACCGAGACCTTTGGCGGCCGCAAATGGCCGGGTGAGGTGCTGCGTCTCGCGATGCTGAAGACGCATTATCGCCAGCCGATCGACTGGACGGTGAAGGCGCTGGAGGAAGCGGAGAAGATGCTGCAGGACTGGGCGGAGGCCGCTCAGGGCGTGACAGCGTCCCAGCCTTCGGGCGAGTTGCTCGAAGCGCTCGCGGACGATCTCAATACGGCCCGTGTGCTGGCGGAACTCCATGCGCTGCGTAAGGGCGGCGATCTGTCGGCGCTTCTGGCCGGCCTCGATCTGCTCGGGGTCAAGCTGCCGGAGGTGGCGGCTCCCGCCGCTGTCGACCCAGCGGTCGAGCGCCTGATCGCCGCCCGTCTCGACGCCCGTCGCGCCAAGAATTTCGCCGAGTCCGATCGCATTCGCGACGAACTCGCGGCGATGGGCATCACACTGAAGGACGGCAAGGACCCGGCGACCGGCGAGCCGACGACGACCTGGGAAGTCAAACGATGA
- a CDS encoding CreA family protein: protein MLLRRWILAALAVTLSGAFVAPAMAQEDLIFKKSTVWKALTPDDKLAVYGVDDPLVEGVACHYTVPEKGGVKGMFGVAEEVSEVSLACRQIGPIKFKDKAEQGDVVFRERRSLIWKKMQIVRGCDAKRNVLVYLVYSDKLIDGSPQNSTSTVPIMPWGNTGEAPKCSDWIR from the coding sequence ATGCTGCTTCGTCGTTGGATCCTGGCTGCGCTGGCCGTTACGCTTTCTGGAGCGTTCGTGGCACCTGCCATGGCGCAGGAGGATCTGATCTTCAAGAAATCCACCGTCTGGAAGGCGCTGACGCCGGACGACAAGCTCGCCGTCTACGGTGTCGACGATCCGTTGGTGGAGGGCGTCGCCTGCCATTACACCGTCCCGGAGAAGGGCGGCGTGAAGGGCATGTTCGGCGTGGCCGAGGAGGTCTCGGAGGTTTCGCTGGCCTGCCGGCAGATCGGGCCGATCAAGTTCAAGGACAAGGCCGAGCAGGGCGATGTCGTCTTCCGCGAGCGCCGCTCGCTGATCTGGAAGAAGATGCAGATCGTGCGTGGCTGCGACGCCAAGCGCAACGTGCTGGTCTATCTCGTCTATTCGGACAAGCTCATCGACGGTTCGCCGCAGAATTCGACCTCGACGGTTCCGATCATGCCCTGGGGCAATACGGGCGAGGCGCCGAAATGCAGCGACTGGATTAGATAG
- a CDS encoding GNAT family N-acetyltransferase has product MLPELESERLLLRPRRLGDLDAIARLNADPQVMRHIASIDDPAMGREAVAARSFTHVARGLGYWSVFAKVAPTVFTGYVGLIPDGEEAEEVQLSYRFGTPHWGKGYAREAANCLLRHGFEALALQEILITTHPENAASLRLAARLGFEPAPAQPGLLIGTPPVVAARLRLGRPERHQGPIS; this is encoded by the coding sequence ATGCTACCCGAGCTGGAAAGCGAGAGATTGTTGCTGAGGCCGCGCCGGCTCGGCGATCTCGACGCCATCGCTCGGCTGAACGCCGACCCGCAGGTGATGCGCCATATCGCCTCGATCGACGATCCTGCAATGGGGCGGGAGGCCGTCGCCGCGCGCAGCTTCACCCATGTCGCGCGCGGCCTCGGCTATTGGTCTGTCTTCGCGAAAGTGGCCCCGACCGTCTTCACCGGCTATGTCGGGTTGATCCCCGATGGCGAGGAAGCAGAGGAGGTTCAGCTCAGCTACCGCTTCGGAACGCCCCATTGGGGCAAGGGCTATGCCCGGGAAGCGGCCAACTGCCTGCTGCGCCACGGCTTCGAGGCCCTCGCCTTGCAAGAGATCCTCATTACCACCCACCCGGAGAATGCCGCATCGCTACGGCTTGCAGCCAGGCTCGGTTTCGAGCCGGCACCGGCGCAGCCCGGGCTCCTCATCGGCACTCCACCCGTGGTCGCTGCCCGACTGCGCCTCGGGCGCCCCGAACGGCATCAGGGCCCGATCTCATAG
- a CDS encoding lysozyme inhibitor LprI family protein, producing MLRGLRFLPVLAVLVSPAAADDAYKRCIDGSDGTNPAWGACGGEWVAREDARLNATWKRLYEASGPNTKKDLLEEQRAWNAFKEKSCRFYDNGDFGREGQVLHFPACRAEVIARRTEALKRYEIGP from the coding sequence ATGCTGCGCGGGCTGCGCTTCCTGCCGGTCCTCGCCGTTCTCGTGTCGCCCGCAGCCGCCGATGATGCCTACAAGCGCTGCATCGACGGTTCGGACGGCACCAACCCGGCCTGGGGCGCCTGCGGCGGCGAATGGGTCGCGCGCGAAGACGCCAGACTCAACGCGACCTGGAAGCGCCTCTACGAGGCGAGCGGGCCCAACACGAAGAAGGACCTGCTCGAGGAGCAGCGCGCCTGGAACGCCTTCAAGGAGAAATCCTGCAGGTTCTACGACAATGGCGATTTCGGGCGGGAAGGGCAGGTTCTGCATTTCCCGGCCTGCCGCGCGGAGGTCATCGCCCGGCGCACCGAGGCGCTGAAGCGCTATGAGATCGGGCCCTGA
- a CDS encoding DinB family protein, producing MPDAGFGRRGALAAHFRKMAHNNAWANWRLLTACAQLNDADFKAERTSFFPSLHATLNHNLMIDLYYIDALERGGLGRQVFARFQPLEIAQLVPAQAAADRRLIAFCDGASDDLLATTVATDRGEKGQIEERVDDLLAHLFQHQIHHRGQAHAMLAGTSVAPPQLDEYFLLYDSQQTRVELRRLDLAPPEELL from the coding sequence ATGCCTGACGCCGGGTTCGGCCGACGCGGGGCGCTCGCCGCGCATTTCCGCAAGATGGCCCATAACAACGCCTGGGCGAACTGGCGGCTGCTGACGGCTTGCGCCCAGCTGAACGACGCCGATTTCAAGGCCGAGCGGACGAGCTTCTTCCCCTCGCTGCACGCAACGCTCAACCACAATCTGATGATCGATCTCTATTATATCGACGCGCTCGAGCGCGGTGGCCTCGGTCGACAGGTCTTCGCGCGCTTCCAGCCCCTGGAGATCGCGCAGCTTGTCCCGGCCCAGGCGGCGGCCGACCGTCGGCTCATCGCGTTCTGCGATGGCGCGAGCGACGATCTGCTGGCGACGACGGTGGCGACCGATCGCGGCGAGAAGGGGCAGATCGAGGAGCGTGTCGACGATCTGCTGGCGCATCTTTTCCAGCACCAGATCCATCACCGAGGCCAGGCCCATGCCATGCTCGCGGGGACGTCGGTCGCGCCGCCGCAGCTCGATGAATATTTCCTGCTCTACGATTCGCAGCAGACGCGCGTCGAGCTGCGCCGTCTCGATCTCGCGCCGCCTGAGGAACTGCTCTGA
- a CDS encoding fumarylacetoacetate hydrolase family protein, translating to MKLASLSHGRDGRLVVVSRDLTRATDAFPVVATLQAALDDWERFAPRLADLAEGLEHGSVPSFRFHEHDCAAPLPRAPQWLDGSAYVNHVELARKARGATMPENFWTDPLMYQGGSDALLAPRGPIHARSEEDGIDFEGEVAVVTGDVPMGATREQGLAAIRLVMLANDVSLRNRIPSELAKGFGFVQSKPSSAFSPVAVTPDELGDAWRDGKLQRPLLAQLNGAPFGRPDAGTDMTFDFGTLIAHAAATRRLSAGTIIGSGTVSNRDADGGPGRPVAEGGLGYVCIAEQRMVETLRHGEPKTPFLRFGDTVRIEMKDAAGHSIFGAIEQEVLPHA from the coding sequence ATGAAGCTCGCCTCTCTCTCGCATGGCCGCGATGGTCGGCTTGTCGTGGTTTCCAGGGACCTGACGCGCGCGACCGACGCCTTCCCCGTCGTTGCCACGCTCCAGGCGGCACTGGACGACTGGGAGCGGTTCGCGCCGCGCCTCGCTGACCTTGCCGAGGGGCTGGAGCATGGCTCGGTCCCGTCCTTCCGCTTCCACGAGCATGACTGCGCAGCGCCGCTGCCCCGCGCTCCCCAGTGGCTCGACGGCTCGGCCTATGTGAATCATGTCGAGCTCGCCCGGAAGGCGCGCGGAGCGACCATGCCGGAGAATTTCTGGACCGACCCGTTGATGTACCAGGGTGGCAGCGACGCGTTGCTCGCGCCGCGCGGGCCGATCCATGCCCGCAGCGAGGAGGACGGCATCGATTTCGAGGGCGAGGTCGCGGTGGTGACGGGCGACGTACCGATGGGCGCAACCCGCGAGCAGGGCCTCGCCGCCATTCGCCTCGTCATGCTCGCGAATGACGTGAGCTTGCGGAATCGGATTCCGAGCGAATTGGCGAAAGGCTTTGGTTTCGTTCAATCAAAGCCGTCTTCGGCCTTCTCGCCGGTGGCCGTCACACCCGACGAACTCGGCGACGCCTGGCGTGACGGCAAGCTGCAGCGGCCGCTGCTCGCCCAGCTCAACGGTGCGCCCTTTGGCCGGCCCGATGCCGGAACCGACATGACTTTCGATTTCGGCACGCTGATCGCCCATGCCGCGGCGACGCGCCGGCTCTCGGCCGGCACGATCATCGGCTCCGGCACGGTCTCGAATCGCGATGCGGATGGCGGCCCGGGCAGGCCGGTTGCGGAAGGCGGGCTGGGCTATGTCTGTATCGCGGAGCAGCGCATGGTCGAGACGCTGCGCCACGGCGAACCGAAGACGCCCTTCCTGCGTTTCGGCGACACGGTCCGCATCGAGATGAAGGATGCCGCGGGGCATTCGATCTTCGGCGCGATCGAGCAGGAGGTTCTGCCCCATGCCTGA
- the dctP gene encoding TRAP transporter substrate-binding protein DctP — protein MERRSFLKTGALAAAATAVAAPAIAQSQPEVKWRLTSSFPKSLDTIFGTAQQFSKYVSDATDGKFEIQVFAPGEIVPGLQALDAVSSGTVECAHSPTYFYIGKDPTLGLGTGIPFGLNARQQHSWWYFGGGEQIVNGVLDRFNAYSIPCGNSGCQMGGFFRNELKGVDDLKGLKFRIGGMGGSVLAKLGVVPTQIAPGDVYPALERGSIDAAEFVGPYDDEKLGFIRVAKYYYYPGFWEGGAMLHLIIGKEAWAKLPKHYQAIVQHACEAANNWMLAKYDYVNPGGLRRLVAQGAQLRAFPLPVMEAALKAADEYYAETSAKSPDFKKGYDSMVAFRGENLLWWQIAELSYDSFMNRLKAR, from the coding sequence ATGGAACGTCGGTCGTTTTTGAAAACGGGGGCTCTCGCCGCAGCCGCGACGGCCGTCGCCGCGCCCGCGATCGCGCAGTCGCAACCCGAGGTGAAATGGCGGCTGACTTCGAGCTTCCCGAAGTCGCTCGACACCATCTTCGGCACGGCGCAGCAGTTCTCGAAATACGTCTCCGACGCCACGGACGGGAAGTTCGAGATCCAGGTCTTCGCGCCGGGCGAGATCGTTCCCGGACTGCAGGCGCTCGACGCCGTCTCCTCCGGTACGGTCGAATGCGCGCACTCGCCGACCTACTTCTACATCGGCAAGGACCCGACGCTGGGCCTGGGTACCGGCATCCCGTTCGGCCTCAACGCACGGCAGCAGCATAGCTGGTGGTACTTCGGCGGCGGCGAGCAGATCGTGAACGGCGTGCTCGACCGCTTCAATGCGTATTCCATCCCTTGCGGCAATTCCGGCTGCCAGATGGGTGGCTTTTTCCGCAACGAGCTCAAGGGCGTCGACGATCTCAAGGGGCTGAAGTTCCGCATCGGCGGCATGGGCGGCTCGGTGCTGGCCAAGCTCGGCGTGGTGCCGACCCAGATCGCGCCCGGCGACGTCTACCCCGCCCTGGAGCGCGGCTCGATCGACGCTGCCGAGTTCGTCGGCCCTTATGACGACGAGAAGCTCGGCTTCATCCGCGTGGCGAAATATTATTATTACCCCGGCTTCTGGGAAGGCGGCGCGATGCTGCATCTCATCATCGGCAAGGAGGCCTGGGCCAAGCTGCCGAAGCACTACCAGGCGATCGTCCAGCATGCCTGCGAAGCGGCGAACAACTGGATGCTGGCGAAATACGACTATGTGAATCCGGGCGGCCTGCGCCGGCTCGTGGCGCAGGGGGCGCAGCTGCGCGCCTTCCCGCTGCCGGTCATGGAAGCGGCGCTGAAGGCGGCCGACGAATACTACGCCGAGACCAGCGCCAAGAGCCCGGACTTCAAGAAGGGCTACGATTCGATGGTCGCCTTCCGCGGCGAGAACCTTCTCTGGTGGCAGATCGCGGAGCTCTCCTACGACTCGTTCATGAACCGGTTGAAGGCGCGCTGA
- a CDS encoding CHAD domain-containing protein: MMRRWARHWLRSCREMPARALAVLDRDDRDPAGRIHEFRRLMKAWRALLKLAPAGLAEEEQAVRWGVARLRRGFGMARDAVVIAKVLGTLGPDHASRDDAQAAAEALLREQGDAVRAELRRLSDAMARWSLSDETGGFLTRTFRDSYRRARRRTRRDPRRMNLKCLHGWRTMVVDLGYQLRFFQPADPVRLRPQVERAERLRSRLGNVIDLDMARAYLAERPPTEDGERLADEISRRIARQRRKAAKLARRLFDRRPKRVSARLREAMGLHSPRRVSFA, translated from the coding sequence ATGATGCGCCGGTGGGCCCGGCATTGGTTGCGTTCCTGCCGCGAGATGCCCGCCCGGGCACTGGCGGTGCTTGACCGCGACGACCGGGATCCGGCCGGAAGAATTCATGAGTTCCGCCGCTTGATGAAAGCCTGGCGTGCCTTGCTGAAGCTGGCTCCCGCGGGGCTGGCCGAGGAGGAGCAGGCTGTCCGGTGGGGTGTCGCGCGCCTGCGCCGTGGTTTCGGCATGGCTCGCGACGCGGTCGTCATTGCCAAGGTTCTGGGGACGCTCGGTCCGGACCACGCTTCGCGGGACGACGCTCAGGCTGCCGCAGAAGCGCTGCTGCGGGAGCAAGGGGACGCCGTACGGGCCGAGTTGCGGCGATTGTCGGATGCGATGGCGCGCTGGTCCCTGAGCGACGAAACAGGCGGTTTCCTGACGCGAACCTTCCGGGATAGCTATCGGCGGGCGCGGCGCCGCACGCGCCGTGATCCGCGCCGGATGAATCTGAAATGCTTGCATGGTTGGCGGACCATGGTCGTCGACCTGGGCTATCAGCTTCGCTTCTTCCAGCCGGCCGACCCTGTGCGCCTCCGCCCGCAGGTCGAAAGGGCGGAGCGCCTGCGTTCGCGCCTCGGCAACGTAATCGACCTGGACATGGCCCGCGCCTACCTCGCCGAAAGGCCGCCGACGGAGGATGGCGAGCGGCTTGCGGACGAGATCTCACGCCGGATTGCCCGCCAGCGCCGCAAGGCGGCCAAGCTCGCCCGGCGCCTTTTCGACCGCCGCCCGAAGCGTGTCAGCGCCCGCCTCCGCGAGGCGATGGGGCTCCATTCGCCGAGGCGGGTCAGCTTCGCTTGA
- a CDS encoding MarR family transcriptional regulator: MSEKTPTAPEDQLLRLERFLPYRLNVVGTLGGRALGRIYTEHFGIGIPEWRVVAQLGEFGKLTSRDIGELAQMHKTKVSRAVTELEKRGFVSRSENRQDRRESFVTLTAAGKRVYDQIVPLALGFEARWIEGIAADEIKVFERVLSILTERGRLLAGNYREEDGS; this comes from the coding sequence ATGTCAGAGAAAACGCCCACTGCCCCCGAGGATCAGCTGCTCCGGTTGGAGCGCTTCCTGCCCTATCGCCTCAATGTCGTAGGCACGTTGGGCGGACGCGCGCTCGGCCGGATCTATACCGAGCATTTCGGCATCGGCATTCCGGAGTGGCGCGTGGTCGCGCAGCTCGGCGAGTTCGGCAAGCTGACCTCGCGCGACATCGGCGAGCTCGCCCAGATGCACAAGACCAAGGTCTCGCGCGCCGTGACCGAGCTGGAGAAGCGTGGCTTCGTCTCGCGCTCCGAGAATCGGCAGGATCGGCGCGAATCCTTCGTGACGCTGACGGCGGCCGGCAAGCGCGTCTATGACCAGATCGTGCCGCTGGCGCTCGGCTTCGAGGCGCGCTGGATCGAGGGGATCGCAGCCGACGAGATCAAGGTCTTCGAGCGCGTGCTCTCGATCCTGACCGAGCGCGGCCGGCTGCTCGCGGGGAATTATCGCGAGGAGGACGGGTCGTAA
- a CDS encoding phosphoribosylaminoimidazolesuccinocarboxamide synthase — protein sequence MSAYLPLHEAVIPELPNYYRGKVRENYDLPDGRRILISTDRLSAFDRAIAAIPLKGQVLTQTARYWFERTADICPNHVLEYPDPNVVVGKRLEILPVEMVVRGYLAGTTGTSILTLYKQGQREMYGIRLPDGLRDNQELPQALITPTSKAFDGGHDEPLSASQIVGQGLLTQKQWDTVSAHALALFARGQKLARERGLILADTKYEFGTDAEGNILLADEIHTPDSSRYWFAESYPERFASGGKPESFDKDFVRNWVVARCDPYKEELPPIPQELIDQTSAVYVRAYETITGEAFAYPPKGENPQDRIRRNLAKYF from the coding sequence ATGTCCGCATACCTGCCGCTTCACGAAGCCGTCATCCCGGAGCTGCCGAACTATTATCGCGGCAAGGTCCGCGAGAATTACGATCTGCCCGACGGCCGGCGCATCCTGATCTCGACGGACCGGCTCTCGGCCTTCGACCGCGCCATCGCCGCGATTCCGCTGAAGGGGCAGGTGCTGACCCAGACGGCGCGCTACTGGTTCGAGCGCACGGCCGATATCTGCCCGAACCATGTCCTCGAATACCCAGATCCCAACGTCGTCGTCGGCAAGCGGCTCGAGATCCTGCCGGTCGAGATGGTGGTGCGCGGCTATCTGGCGGGCACGACCGGCACCTCGATCCTGACCCTTTACAAGCAGGGGCAGCGCGAGATGTACGGCATCCGTCTGCCGGATGGCCTGCGTGACAACCAGGAACTGCCGCAGGCGCTCATCACCCCGACCAGCAAGGCCTTCGATGGCGGTCACGACGAACCGCTTTCGGCGTCGCAGATCGTCGGGCAGGGGCTGCTGACGCAGAAGCAGTGGGACACCGTCTCGGCCCATGCGCTGGCGCTGTTCGCCCGCGGCCAGAAGCTCGCCCGGGAGCGCGGCCTCATCCTAGCCGACACGAAATACGAGTTCGGTACCGACGCCGAGGGCAACATCCTGCTCGCTGACGAGATCCATACGCCGGATTCGAGCCGCTACTGGTTCGCCGAGAGCTATCCCGAGCGCTTCGCCAGCGGCGGCAAGCCGGAATCCTTCGACAAGGACTTCGTGCGCAATTGGGTGGTGGCGCGCTGTGACCCCTACAAGGAAGAGCTGCCGCCGATCCCGCAGGAGCTGATCGATCAGACTTCGGCGGTCTATGTCCGCGCCTATGAGACCATCACGGGCGAGGCTTTCGCCTATCCCCCGAAGGGCGAAAATCCGCAGGACCGGATCAGGCGCAATCTGGCGAAGTATTTCTGA
- a CDS encoding DUF2865 domain-containing protein has translation MTRLAMMLRFSRRFGMVLLALAALGGPAAAQSASCEAWRAELQSLQGRSGGDARAAQAAQRVGAQLARLSDQYRSMGCERGFSFFDSPPPQCNFIRQQLGQLQSQYGALQQQAQGGGLEQRRAQLAAAISNNCGPRPRGFFDTIFGRDPGPGGVDSTVPELDPEQSVIEPEKPRLGGPQTVCVRTCDGYFFPLANNTGNADEMCQALCPGSETTAFGMSTGGDIQNAASRSTGQPYSSLPNAGKYQRSFDSACTCRGQGQSWSEALKNAEYLLDKRKGDVIVTEQRAAELSRPKPDPKRRGATPEPAAAPAPAAAPEIPDEKPMPSENSPTSGTESAGVGPDTVGEKILDKRDGLKSESRSVTGERRAVRIVAPNLAPNLSPQLVRP, from the coding sequence GTGACCCGACTTGCGATGATGCTGCGATTTTCCAGACGCTTCGGCATGGTTCTGCTGGCGCTGGCGGCCTTGGGCGGACCGGCTGCCGCCCAGTCTGCATCCTGCGAGGCGTGGCGCGCGGAGCTTCAGAGCCTGCAAGGCCGCAGCGGCGGCGACGCCCGGGCAGCGCAGGCCGCGCAGCGCGTCGGCGCGCAGCTCGCCCGGCTCAGCGACCAATATCGTTCCATGGGCTGCGAGCGCGGCTTCAGCTTCTTCGACTCGCCTCCGCCGCAGTGCAATTTCATCCGCCAGCAGCTCGGCCAGTTGCAGTCCCAGTACGGCGCGCTGCAGCAGCAGGCGCAGGGAGGTGGGCTCGAGCAGCGTCGCGCCCAACTTGCCGCCGCGATCAGCAATAATTGCGGCCCGCGGCCGCGTGGCTTCTTCGACACGATCTTCGGCCGCGATCCCGGGCCGGGCGGTGTCGATTCGACCGTGCCGGAGCTCGATCCCGAGCAATCGGTGATCGAACCTGAAAAGCCGCGCCTCGGCGGCCCGCAGACGGTCTGCGTCCGCACCTGCGACGGTTATTTCTTTCCGCTCGCCAACAATACCGGCAATGCCGACGAGATGTGCCAGGCGCTCTGCCCGGGCTCCGAGACCACCGCCTTCGGCATGAGCACCGGCGGCGACATCCAGAACGCCGCCTCACGCTCGACCGGGCAACCCTATTCGTCGCTGCCGAATGCCGGCAAATACCAGCGCAGCTTCGATTCGGCCTGCACCTGCCGCGGCCAGGGCCAAAGCTGGTCGGAGGCGTTGAAGAACGCCGAATACCTGCTCGACAAGCGCAAGGGCGACGTCATCGTCACCGAGCAGCGCGCCGCCGAGCTCTCGCGGCCGAAGCCGGACCCGAAACGCCGCGGCGCCACGCCGGAGCCGGCTGCGGCGCCGGCGCCAGCCGCCGCGCCGGAGATCCCGGACGAGAAGCCGATGCCGTCGGAGAATTCGCCGACTTCCGGCACGGAGTCGGCGGGTGTCGGCCCCGACACGGTCGGCGAGAAGATCCTCGACAAGCGCGACGGGTTGAAGAGCGAATCGCGCAGCGTCACCGGCGAGCGGCGCGCCGTGCGTATCGTGGCGCCGAACCTCGCGCCCAATCTGAGCCCGCAGCTGGTCAGGCCCTGA